From Oryza sativa Japonica Group chromosome 4, ASM3414082v1, one genomic window encodes:
- the LOC4336397 gene encoding large ribosomal subunit protein eL14z, giving the protein MPFKRFVEIGRVALVNYGKDYGRLVVIVDVVDQNRALVDAPDMVRCQINFKRLSLTDIKIDIKRVPKKTTLIKAMEEADVKNKWENSSWGKKLIVQKRRASLNDFDRFKVMLAKIKRGGAIRQELAKLKKEAAA; this is encoded by the exons ATG CCGTTCAAGAGGTTCGTGGAGATCGGGCGGGTGGCCCTGGTGAACTACGGCAAGGACtacggccgcctcgtcgtcaTTGTCGATGTCGTCGACCAGAACAGG GCACTTGTGGATGCCCCTGATATGGTCCGCTGCCAGATAAACTTCAAGCGGCTTTCTCTGACTGACATTAAGATTGACATCAAGCGTGTCCCTAAGAAGACCACCTTGATTAAGGCAATGGAGGAAGCTG ATGTGAAGAACAAGTGGGAGAACAGCTCATGGGGTAAGAAACTGATTGTCCAGAAGAGGAGAGCATCCCTCAACGACTTTGACAGGTTCAAGGTTATGTTGGCGAAGATCAAG CGTGGCGGCGCTATCAGACAGGAGCTTGCTAAGCTTAAGAAGGAGGCTGCTGCGTAG